The following proteins are encoded in a genomic region of Glycine soja cultivar W05 chromosome 17, ASM419377v2, whole genome shotgun sequence:
- the LOC114393308 gene encoding uncharacterized protein LOC114393308, with product MQKGKADSISIISSLPEDVALKIASLLQVRDLCALGCCSMFWKELCFSDCIWESLVRNRWPSLSSFHFPSSSSTHSPSFEKLFVWKIGLQKWRKLYLERHVELGVRARSVVKFLEACSRSESLEVGDYLKAVDTLIGTMFGFEDVQRFLFNPQMNVLINLVGVHYCLTTLGIPGDNLVEALRIHEISDRRVCVRWWKVGRWYYGFRMRDESHSRWVSLADLATEDDEHVLGVLRRGAVHEVLRVQISVVGRPSKPWSCNSYTEIN from the exons ATGCAGAAAGGAAAAGCGGATTCTATCTCCATCATCAGCTCCCTTCCTGAAGATGTTGCCCTCAAAATTGCTTCGCTACTTCAG GTGCGGGATTTGTGTGCCTTAGGTTGTTGTTCGATGTTCTGGAAGGAACTCTGCTTCTCAGATTGCATTTGGGAGTCTCTTGTCAGAAACAGATGGCCCTCACTCTCTTCCTTCcatttcccttcttcttcttccactcaTTCTCCCAGTTTCGAG AAATTGTTTGTTTGGAAAATTGGGTTACAGAAGTGGAGGAAATTGTACTTGGAGAGGCACGTGGAATTGGGAGTTAGAGCTAGGTCTGTTGTGAAGTTTCTGGAAGCTTGTTCTCGTTCTGAATCACTTGAGGTTGGGGACTATCTGAAAGCTGTTGACACCTTGATTGGTACGATGTTTGGGTTTGAAGACGTGCAGAGGTTCTTGTTCAACCCTCAAATGAATGTGCTGATTAACTTGGTTGGGGTACACTACTGCCTCACAACCCTTGGGATTCCG GGTGACAATCTTGTAGAAGCCCTTCGGATTCATGAGATCTCAGATCGGCGTGTCTGCGTCAGGTGGTGGAAAGTTGGTAGATGGTACTATGGCTTCCGCATGAGGGATGAGTCACATTCTCGGTGGGTTTCTTTGGCAGATTTGGCAACAGAAGATGATGAGCATGTTTTGGGAGTGCTTCGCCGAGGTGCTGTTCATGAGGTTTTACGTGTTCAGATCTCTGTGGTTGGTCGTCCATCAAAACCTTGGTCTTGCAATAGCTATACGGAGATAAACTAA
- the LOC114393309 gene encoding CASP-like protein 1D1, with amino-acid sequence MASTDKHGDTEYRTSSSTPAPAGVDYFKFDVILRFVLFAASLVAVVVIVTGNQTEVILVPQPVPWPAKFRYTPAFVYFVAALSVTGLYSIITTLASLFASNKPALKTKLLLYFILWDALILGIIASATGTAGGVAYLGLKGNSHVVGWNKICHVYDKFCRHVGASIAVALFGSIVTVLLIWLSAYSIHSRVPK; translated from the exons ATGGCTTCTACAGACAAGCATGGCGACACTGAATACAGAACATCATCTTCAACTCCAGCTCCTGCGGGTGTTGATTACTTTAAATTTGATGTTATCCTAAGGTTTGTGTTATTTGCAGCATCACTGGTAGCTGTTGTGGTGATCGTCACTGGTAATCAAACAGAGGTTATTCTTGTGCCACAGCCTGTGCCATGGCCAGCCAAGTTCAGATACACACCAGCCTTTGT GTATTTTGTAGCTGCATTGTCCGTTACTGGCCTCTACAGTATCATTACAACACTTGCATCACTCTTTGCCAGTAACAAGCCAGCCCTCAAAACCAAGTTGCTCCTCTACTTTATCTTATGGGATGCG CTGATATTGGGGATAATAGCCTCAGCAACAGGCACAGCTGGGGGTGTAGCATATTTGGGTTTGAAGGGAAACAGCCATGTGGTGGGTTGGAATAAAATTTGCCATGTTTACGATAAGTTCTGTAGGCATGTTGGTGCCTCCATAGCAGTGGCTTTGTTTGGAAGCATTGTCACAGTCTTGCTCATTTGGCTTTCAGCTTACAGCATTCATAGCCGAGTCCCCAAGTAG
- the LOC114392230 gene encoding CASP-like protein 1E2, whose product MEGVESKEREVMVAKPVAVGVSDLLLRLLAFTVTLVAAIVIAVDKQTKVVPIQLSDSLPPLDVPLTAKWHQMSAIVYFLVTNAIACTYAVLSLLLALVNRGKSKGLWTLIAVLDAFMVALLFSGNGAAAAVGVLGYKGNSHVNWNKVCNVFGKFCDQMAASIGVSLIGSLAFLLLVIIPGVRLHRRN is encoded by the exons ATGGAGGGGGTTGAGAGCAAAGAAAGAGAAGTGATGGTGGCAAAACCAGTTGCAGTGGGTGTCAGTGATTTGCTTCTGAGGCTGTTGGCCTTCACAGTCACTCTTGTCGCTGCTATAGTCATTGCGGTCGATAAGCAGACCAAGGTTGTTCCCATTCAGCTTTCAGATTCCTTACCACCTTTGGATGTTCCTCTCACTGCTAAGTGGCATCAAATGTCTGCCATTGT GTACTTTCTGGTGACCAATGCAATAGCATGCACGTATGCAGTCCTGTCTCTACTCCTTGCCCTCGTGAATAGAGGTAAAAGCAAAGGCTTGTGGACATTGATCGCTGTCCTCGACGCATTCATGGTGGCTTTGCTCTTTTCCGGCAACGGAGCCGCCGCGGCAGTTGGTGTCCTTGGCTACAAAGGAAACTCTCATGTGAATTGGAACAAGGTGTGCAATGTCTTTGGGAAATTTTGTGATCAAATGGCTGCTTCAATTGGTGTGTCACTGATTGGATCATTAGCATTCCTCTTGCTCGTGATTATTCCTGGGGTGAGGCTTCATCGGAGAAattag
- the LOC114391851 gene encoding uncharacterized protein LOC114391851, with translation MQGHAETNNSIMAPLSQIPPSSSLHPSNIAETGNIYTTTSRKRVKKMDHTNCESLNVERERRSKMTQMFTQLQTTVPGVLPQATREVIINETIKYIKELEMKMQKLEELKESMKEGSILLACGNNNMNCSVTVSVSANVAFFGIQSLPRSGLVSVIMKVFCKHRAEILAANVSVNNGKLILAITAMVQNGGVVENIRRQILSL, from the exons ATGCAAGGCCACGCTGAAACTAATAACTCTATCATGGCACCGCTCTCTCAAATcccaccttcttcttctcttcacccTTCAAACATTGCTGAAACGGGTAACATCTACACCACCACCTCCAGAAAGCGTGTTAAGAAAATGGACCACACCAATTGCGAGAGCCTCAACGTGGAACGTGAAAGAAGGTCGAAGATGACTCAAATGTTCACTCAGCTTCAAACCACTGTCCCTGGTGTCTTACCTCAG GCTACAAGGGAAGTGATTATAAACGAGACAATTAAGTACATTAAGGAGCTTGAGATGAAGATGCAAAAGCTGGAGGAGTTGAAGGAGTCAATGAAAGAAGGGTCCATATTGCTTGCATGTGGTAACAACAACATGAATTGCTCCGTCACGGTTTCTGTCTCTGCTAATGTTGCATTCTTTGGTATTCAATCCCTGCCTCGATCCGGTTTGGTCTCGGTGATCATGAAGGTGTTCTGCAAGCACCGAGCTGAGATTTTGGCTGCAAATGTCTCAGTTAATAATGGGAAATTGATATTGGCAATCACGGCGATGGTGCAAAATGGTGGTGTCGTTGAAAATATTAGAAGACAAATTTTGAGTTTGTAG
- the LOC114391850 gene encoding uncharacterized protein LOC114391850: protein MQVFSNARRASWLLLFPHLRTSEAPHSTALSLFSGLAQRDSRQVNTDPVHCLSKAFFSSGMDTVEATPSEDVKELYDKMLDSVKVKRSMPPNAWLWSMIANCKQQHDIRLLFDILQNLRRFRLSNLRIHDNFNCNLCREVAKACVHAGALDFGMKALWKHNVYGLTPNIASVHHLLTYAKNHNDTKLLVEVMKLLKKNDLPLQPGTADIIFSICYNTDDWELINKYAKRFVMAGVKLRQTSFETWMEFAAKRGHTESLWKIEKLRSESMKQHTLITGFSCVKGLLLERKPSDAVAVIQVLNQTLSDTKKSGIKGELQKLVSEWPLEVIKHQKEEDRKALSASLKSDILVMVSELLSVGLDANVSLEDLDRKECIPR, encoded by the exons ATGCAAGTTTTCTCTAACGCTCGCCGAGCCTCTTGGCTTCTCCTCTTTCCTCATCTCCGAACCTCGGAAGCTCCTCACTCCACCGCGCTCTCTCTCTTCTCAG GGCTCGCGCAACGTGATTCCCGGCAAGTGAACACCGATCCGGTACACTGTTTGTCGAAGGCTTTTTTCTCTTCCGGAATGGATACCGTTGAAGCAACTCCATCAG AGGATGTGAAGGAATTATACGATAAAATGCTTGACTCTGTAAAAGTTAAACGATCAATGCCTCCAAATGCTTGGTTATGGTCAATGATTGCAAATTGCAAACAGCAGCACGATATTAGACTTCTGTTCGACATTTTGCAGAACCTCCGCAGATTT AGGTTGTCGAATCTTCGAATTcatgacaattttaattgcaATCTTTGCCGAGAAGTTGCTAAGGCATGTGTTCATGCAGGAGCTCTTGATTTTG GAATGAAGGCTTTGTGGAAGCATAATGTCTATGGACTGACTCCAAATATTGCATCTGTTCACCATTTACTG ACGTATGCTAAGAACCACAATGATACTAAACTGTTGGTGGAAGTAATGAAGCTTCTGAAGAAGAATGATTTACCACTGCAACCAGGCACAGCAGATATAATTTTTAG CATTTGTTATAATACAGATGATTGGGAGTTGATTAATAAGTATGCAAAAAGGTTTGTCATGGCTGGCGTAAAACTACGACAAACCTCATTTGAAACATGGATGGAATTTGCTGCCAAAAGAG gACACACTGAGTCATTATGGAAAATAGAAAAGTTGAGATCTGAATCAATGAAGCAGCACACTTTGATAACTGGGTTTTCTTGTGTCAAG GGTCTACTGTTGGAACGTAAACCCAGTGATGCAGTTGCTGTCATTCAAGTTCTAAATCAG ACCTTGTCTGATACAAAGAAATCAGGCATCAAGGGTGAACTTCAGAAGCTTGTATCCGAGTGGCCTTTGGAAGTTATTAAGCACCAAAAAGAAGAGGACAGAAAG GCATTATCAGCCTCTTTGAAATCTGATATCCTTGTCATGGTTAGTGAGTTACTGAGCGTGGGTCTTGATGCAAATGTAAGTTTGGAAGACCTGGACAGAAAGGAATGTATTCCACGATAG
- the LOC114392086 gene encoding E3 ubiquitin-protein ligase MIEL1-like isoform X2 translates to MEGSVNERLHFGKIGYGRRCRIRAPCCNEIYSCRHCHNEAASLLKNPFDRHELVRQDVKQVICSVCDTEQPVAQVCTNCGVKMGEYFCNICKFFDDDVEKEQFHCDDCGICRVGGRDNFFHCKKCGSCYAVGLHDNHLCVENSMRHHCPICYEYLFDSLKDVIVMKCGHTMHHECYLEMIKNDKYCCPICSKSVIDMSKTWKRIDEEIEATVMPQDYRNRKVWILCNDCNDTTEVYFHILGQKCGHCRSYNTRTVAPPVLPQ, encoded by the exons ATGGAAGGCTCTGTCAACGAACGTCTTCATTTTGGGAAGATTGGATATGG GAGAAGATGCAGGATTCGTGCTCCCTGCTGCAACGAGATCTACTCATGCCGTCACTGTCATAACGAGGCCGcg AGCTTGTTGAAGAATCCCTTTGATCGCCACGAGCTCGTTCGCCAAGATGTTAAACAA GTTATTTGTTCAGTTTGTGACACTGAGCAAcct GTTGCTCAAGTTTGCACAAACTGTGGCGTCAAAATGGGAGAATATTTCTGCAACATCTGCAAATTCTTCGATGATGAT GTTGAGAAAGAACAGTTTCACTGTGATGATTGTGGGATCTGCAG GGTTGGTGGTCGAGATAATTTTTTCCACTGCAAGAAGTGCG GGTCTTGTTATGCAGTTGGTCTGCATGATAATCATTTATGTGTGGAGAACTCCATGAGGCATCACTGTCCCATTTGTTACGAG TACCTTTTTGATTCATTGAAAGATGTCATTGTTATGAAATGTGGTCACACAATGCACCATGAATGTTACCTGGAGATGATAAAAAATGACAA ATATTGTTGTCCCATATGCTCCAAGTCAGTGATTGACATGTCTAAGACATGGAAGAGAATTGATGAAGAG ATTGAAGCAACCGTCATGCCTCAAGATTATCGAAACAGGAAG GTTTGGATACTATGTAATGACTGCAATGACACAACAGAAGTTTACTTCCACATTCTTGGCCAAAAATGTGGTCACTGCAGATCATATAATACCCGCACAGTTGCACCTCCAGTTCTTCCCCAATGA
- the LOC114392086 gene encoding E3 ubiquitin-protein ligase MIEL1-like isoform X1, protein MEGSVNERLHFGKIGYGCNHYRRRCRIRAPCCNEIYSCRHCHNEAASLLKNPFDRHELVRQDVKQVICSVCDTEQPVAQVCTNCGVKMGEYFCNICKFFDDDVEKEQFHCDDCGICRVGGRDNFFHCKKCGSCYAVGLHDNHLCVENSMRHHCPICYEYLFDSLKDVIVMKCGHTMHHECYLEMIKNDKYCCPICSKSVIDMSKTWKRIDEEIEATVMPQDYRNRKVWILCNDCNDTTEVYFHILGQKCGHCRSYNTRTVAPPVLPQ, encoded by the exons ATGGAAGGCTCTGTCAACGAACGTCTTCATTTTGGGAAGATTGGATATGG ATGCAATCATTACAGGAGAAGATGCAGGATTCGTGCTCCCTGCTGCAACGAGATCTACTCATGCCGTCACTGTCATAACGAGGCCGcg AGCTTGTTGAAGAATCCCTTTGATCGCCACGAGCTCGTTCGCCAAGATGTTAAACAA GTTATTTGTTCAGTTTGTGACACTGAGCAAcct GTTGCTCAAGTTTGCACAAACTGTGGCGTCAAAATGGGAGAATATTTCTGCAACATCTGCAAATTCTTCGATGATGAT GTTGAGAAAGAACAGTTTCACTGTGATGATTGTGGGATCTGCAG GGTTGGTGGTCGAGATAATTTTTTCCACTGCAAGAAGTGCG GGTCTTGTTATGCAGTTGGTCTGCATGATAATCATTTATGTGTGGAGAACTCCATGAGGCATCACTGTCCCATTTGTTACGAG TACCTTTTTGATTCATTGAAAGATGTCATTGTTATGAAATGTGGTCACACAATGCACCATGAATGTTACCTGGAGATGATAAAAAATGACAA ATATTGTTGTCCCATATGCTCCAAGTCAGTGATTGACATGTCTAAGACATGGAAGAGAATTGATGAAGAG ATTGAAGCAACCGTCATGCCTCAAGATTATCGAAACAGGAAG GTTTGGATACTATGTAATGACTGCAATGACACAACAGAAGTTTACTTCCACATTCTTGGCCAAAAATGTGGTCACTGCAGATCATATAATACCCGCACAGTTGCACCTCCAGTTCTTCCCCAATGA
- the LOC114392087 gene encoding uncharacterized protein LOC114392087, with product MGCGKSKHDVASGNTVLQRKKSTVNSKENNETQTVDKNNDANVDNVSLEVEEKNKENVKEIGVEGKGGDESNDVAGITKVQQEDKALEKSAQAEAEENEAPEVVVAEGPNDESQRGKDVSLLEKNE from the coding sequence atgggTTGTGGGAAATCTAAACACGATGTAGCTTCTGGAAACACCGTTCTCCAACGCAAGAAATCCACTGTCAATTCCAAGGAAAATAATGAGACTCAAACCGTGGACAAAAACAACGACGCTAATGTTGACAATGTAAGTTTAGAAGTGGAAGAGAAGAACAAGGAAAATGTCAAGGAGATTGGAGTTGAAGGCAAGGGTGGTGATGAGTCCAACGACGTTGCTGGGATAACAAAGGTACAGCAAGAAGATAAAGCATTGGAGAAGAGTGCACAAGCTGAAGCTGAAGAGAACGAGGCACCGGAAGTTGTTGTTGCTGAAGGACCAAATGACGAGTCTCAACGTGGAAAAGACGTTTCATTgttggaaaaaaatgaatag